A genomic stretch from Mycobacterium paraterrae includes:
- a CDS encoding HNH endonuclease signature motif containing protein, translating to MFEEASSVIDRLRAAARAENRAAGERLTVVGELDVLWLRRFGERESWGTDTHDAINDEIAAALGITRKLADSYLEYARALRLRLPRVGALLCAGDIDYRTFRTIVYRTDLITDPDILAAVDADLAVKVPRWPGITQGRLGGYVDSVVARVDRDAVRRRRERRGGREFSIWGDEDGLTEVFGRLVTTDAHAVDARLDALAATVCADDPRTRSQLRADAMGALAVGADRLACRCGRSGCPAGSKPPASPVVIHVVADEASLRPNAPKPGSLIGSDALIPAELVAELARTAKLRPLVHPADAPPEPGYRPSRALADFVRCRDLTCRFPGCDQPATRSDIDHTVPHADGGATHASNLKTLCRLHHLMKTFWGWHDRQLADGTLIWTSPAGQTYVTTPGSAVLFPSLCAPTGGLEQSLGRSCCVDRAAMMPRRVRTRAQNRANYIAAQRHHTRKVRESAAIPLVANDEPPPF from the coding sequence ATGTTCGAAGAAGCGTCGTCCGTCATCGACCGGCTGCGCGCTGCTGCGCGGGCGGAGAACCGCGCAGCGGGTGAGCGGCTGACCGTCGTCGGCGAATTGGATGTGCTGTGGCTGAGGCGATTCGGTGAGCGGGAGAGCTGGGGGACCGACACCCACGACGCGATCAACGACGAGATCGCGGCGGCGCTGGGCATCACGCGCAAGTTGGCGGACAGTTACCTGGAATACGCCCGGGCGCTGCGGCTGCGGTTACCGCGGGTCGGGGCGCTGCTGTGCGCAGGCGACATCGACTACCGGACCTTTCGGACCATCGTCTACCGCACCGATCTGATCACCGATCCCGACATACTGGCCGCCGTCGACGCCGACCTGGCGGTGAAAGTCCCACGCTGGCCGGGTATCACCCAGGGCCGGTTGGGTGGCTACGTGGATTCGGTCGTGGCGCGCGTCGACCGCGATGCAGTGCGGCGACGGCGGGAGCGCCGCGGTGGTCGCGAGTTCTCGATCTGGGGCGACGAAGACGGTCTTACCGAGGTTTTCGGCCGGCTCGTTACGACCGATGCGCATGCGGTCGATGCCCGGTTGGATGCGCTCGCGGCGACGGTGTGCGCCGACGACCCGCGGACTCGTAGTCAGCTTCGGGCCGACGCGATGGGCGCGCTCGCAGTCGGTGCCGATCGACTCGCCTGCCGCTGCGGACGGTCCGGCTGTCCGGCGGGATCGAAGCCGCCCGCAAGCCCGGTGGTGATCCATGTCGTAGCAGACGAAGCAAGCCTCCGGCCAAACGCGCCGAAGCCCGGCTCGTTGATCGGGTCTGACGCGCTCATCCCGGCTGAGTTGGTTGCCGAGTTGGCCCGTACTGCCAAGCTGCGCCCGTTGGTTCATCCCGCGGATGCACCGCCTGAACCGGGATACCGGCCATCGCGGGCGCTGGCCGACTTTGTCCGTTGTCGCGACCTCACCTGTCGCTTCCCGGGCTGCGATCAACCCGCGACACGGTCCGACATCGACCACACGGTTCCGCACGCCGACGGCGGAGCAACTCACGCCTCGAACTTGAAAACCCTATGCCGCCTGCACCATTTGATGAAGACCTTCTGGGGCTGGCACGACCGACAGCTCGCCGACGGCACGTTGATCTGGACGTCACCCGCGGGGCAGACTTATGTCACGACGCCCGGCAGCGCGGTGCTGTTCCCAAGTCTCTGCGCGCCGACCGGCGGGCTCGAGCAATCGCTCGGTCGGTCGTGCTGCGTCGACCGAGCCGCGATGATGCCCAGGCGGGTGCGAACCCGCGCGCAGAACCGGGCCAATTACATTGCCGCGCAACGGCATCACACTCGTAAAGTGCGTGAGTCTGCCGCCATCCCGCTCGTCGCGAACGACGAGCCGCCGCCCTTCTAG
- a CDS encoding deoxyribodipyrimidine photolyase, with the protein MLHQLLLASYSQPEAAGFILRGIKGIFVAIGSVIAAIVCAIIAGTKGRSAIGWGILGFFFSILTLIVVIVIPSKK; encoded by the coding sequence ATGCTTCATCAACTGTTGCTGGCCAGCTACAGCCAGCCGGAAGCCGCAGGCTTCATCTTGCGTGGCATCAAAGGCATTTTCGTCGCGATCGGCAGCGTCATCGCCGCGATCGTCTGCGCAATCATCGCAGGAACCAAGGGCCGCAGCGCAATTGGCTGGGGAATCCTCGGATTCTTTTTCAGTATTTTGACGCTGATCGTCGTGATTGTAATCCCGTCCAAGAAATAA
- the rfbC gene encoding dTDP-4-dehydrorhamnose 3,5-epimerase, with product MEVRELEIAGAWEITPRLHPDSRGLFFEWLTDREFTGFAGHRLDVRQANCSVSAAGVLRGLHFAQLPPSQAKYVTCVSGSVFDVVVDIRVGSPKFGRWDAVTLDDRSRKSVYISEGLGHAFLALEDNSTVMYLCSSEYSPQREHTINATDPALAIEWPDGHELVISDRDAAAPTLDEVRAAGLLPTWDEARAFVEGLHAH from the coding sequence GTGGAGGTCCGTGAACTCGAGATTGCCGGCGCATGGGAGATCACTCCGCGTTTGCATCCGGATTCGCGGGGCCTGTTCTTCGAGTGGCTCACCGACCGGGAATTCACGGGATTCGCGGGCCATCGACTCGACGTCCGCCAGGCCAACTGCTCGGTGTCCGCGGCCGGCGTACTGCGCGGCCTGCACTTCGCCCAACTGCCGCCGAGTCAGGCCAAATACGTGACCTGCGTATCGGGTTCGGTGTTTGACGTCGTGGTCGACATTCGGGTGGGCTCCCCCAAATTCGGTCGATGGGACGCTGTGACGCTGGACGACCGCAGCCGCAAATCGGTGTACATCTCCGAAGGACTCGGCCATGCTTTCCTTGCGCTGGAGGACAATTCGACCGTGATGTACCTGTGCTCCTCGGAGTACAGCCCGCAACGCGAACATACAATTAACGCCACCGACCCGGCACTGGCGATCGAGTGGCCGGACGGTCACGAATTGGTGATCTCCGACCGGGATGCCGCGGCGCCGACGCTGGACGAGGTGCGAGCCGCGGGACTGCTGCCGACCTGGGACGAGGCCCGGGCTTTTGTCGAGGGTTTACACGCCCACTGA
- the rfbB gene encoding dTDP-glucose 4,6-dehydratase, with product MRLLVTGGAGFIGANFVHSTVRNHPEDTVTVLDAMTYAGSRESLAPVSGDITLVQGDITDAELVSRLVAESDAVVHFAAETHVDNALADPEPFVQTNVVGTFTILEAVRRYNVRLHHVSTDEVYGDLELDDTQRFTESTPYNPSSPYSSTKAASDLLVRAWVRSYGVRATISNCSNNYGPFQHVEKFIPRQITNVLTGRRPKLYGTGANVRDWIHVDDHNDAVRRILDGGQIGQTYLIGADGERDNLSVLRTLLELMGREPDDFDHVIDRTGHDLRYAIDPSQLSSELGWAPKHTDFAEGLRATIDWYRDNESWWRPLKDAVEARYEQRGQ from the coding sequence ATGCGGTTGTTGGTCACCGGGGGGGCCGGGTTCATCGGTGCCAATTTCGTGCACTCGACTGTGCGCAATCATCCCGAGGACACGGTGACCGTGCTGGACGCGATGACCTATGCGGGCAGCCGTGAGTCGCTGGCCCCGGTTTCGGGCGACATCACGCTGGTTCAGGGCGATATCACCGACGCCGAGCTGGTCTCGCGGCTGGTCGCCGAGTCCGACGCGGTGGTGCATTTCGCGGCCGAGACCCATGTCGACAATGCGCTCGCCGACCCAGAGCCGTTCGTGCAGACCAACGTCGTCGGGACGTTCACCATCCTGGAAGCGGTGCGCCGGTATAACGTGCGGCTGCACCACGTCTCGACCGACGAGGTGTACGGTGACCTCGAACTCGATGACACGCAGCGGTTCACCGAATCCACGCCGTACAACCCGTCGAGCCCTTATTCGTCGACCAAGGCCGCCTCGGATCTGTTGGTGCGAGCCTGGGTGCGGTCTTACGGTGTGCGGGCGACAATCTCCAACTGCTCCAACAACTATGGGCCGTTCCAGCACGTGGAGAAGTTCATCCCACGTCAGATCACTAACGTGCTGACCGGCCGGCGGCCCAAGCTGTACGGCACGGGCGCCAACGTCAGGGATTGGATCCACGTCGACGACCACAACGACGCCGTACGCCGCATCCTCGACGGGGGCCAGATCGGGCAAACCTATCTGATCGGCGCCGACGGCGAACGTGACAACCTTTCGGTGCTGCGGACCCTGCTCGAGTTGATGGGCCGTGAGCCCGACGACTTCGACCACGTCATCGACCGCACCGGGCACGACCTCCGCTATGCGATCGACCCCTCGCAGCTGAGCTCCGAATTGGGTTGGGCACCAAAGCACACCGACTTCGCTGAAGGCCTGCGGGCCACCATCGACTGGTATCGCGACAACGAATCCTGGTGGCGGCCACTCAAAGACGCTGTCGAGGCGCGCTACGAACAACGGGGGCAGTGA
- a CDS encoding LLM class F420-dependent oxidoreductase, with protein MTEGVSLKPDLGRYGVWLGSRSVSPGVAKQIEALGYGAVWVGGSPDADLSWVEPALAETSTLQLATGIINIWASPAADVAASFERIESAYPGRFLLGIGVGHREHTDVYQKPFDALVEYLDALDAASVPTSRRVLAALGPKVLALSAERSAGAHPYLTTPEHTAHARELVGNTVFLAPEHKIVLTDNADEARDIGRRTVEFYLDLSNYVNNWRRLGFTDSDVTKPGSDKLIDAVVAHGTPEQVATRLNEHHEAGADHVAIQVLGGPDGKLLGALESLAGPLGLTPLS; from the coding sequence ATGACCGAGGGCGTTTCGCTCAAACCCGACTTGGGCCGCTACGGGGTTTGGCTGGGCAGCCGCTCGGTGAGCCCTGGCGTGGCCAAGCAGATCGAAGCGCTGGGCTACGGCGCGGTCTGGGTGGGCGGTTCACCCGACGCCGACCTCAGCTGGGTGGAGCCGGCGCTGGCGGAGACGTCGACGCTGCAGTTGGCCACCGGGATCATCAACATTTGGGCGTCGCCGGCTGCGGACGTGGCCGCGTCGTTCGAGCGTATCGAAAGCGCTTATCCGGGAAGGTTTTTGCTGGGCATCGGGGTGGGACACCGCGAACACACCGACGTCTACCAAAAGCCGTTCGACGCCCTGGTCGAGTACCTCGACGCGCTGGACGCCGCGTCGGTGCCGACCAGTCGACGAGTGCTCGCGGCGCTCGGGCCGAAAGTGCTGGCGCTGTCCGCCGAGCGCAGTGCGGGTGCCCACCCGTACCTGACCACGCCCGAGCACACGGCCCACGCCCGGGAACTGGTCGGCAACACGGTGTTCCTGGCTCCCGAGCACAAGATCGTGCTCACCGACAACGCCGACGAGGCCCGCGACATCGGGCGCCGGACCGTCGAGTTCTACCTAGACTTGAGCAATTACGTCAACAATTGGCGCCGGCTCGGATTCACCGACAGCGATGTCACTAAACCCGGCAGCGACAAGTTGATTGACGCGGTTGTCGCACACGGCACGCCCGAACAGGTGGCGACCCGACTCAACGAGCACCACGAGGCCGGGGCCGATCACGTCGCCATCCAGGTGCTGGGCGGACCCGACGGCAAGCTTCTCGGCGCGCTGGAATCTCTCGCCGGACCTTTGGGATTGACGCCCCTGAGCTGA